The genomic DNA GCGTACTACAGCAACGTGCTGGTGACACCCGATGGGCTTTGCTACTGGTTGCCCCCCGCCATCTTCCGATCGTCCTGTTCCATCAACGTCAACTATTTCCCCTTCGATTGGCAGAACTGCACCCTCAAGTTCACGTGAGTTCCTCACTCCCTCCCCGTAGCTCGCCCGTTCCTAGCCCATTTTCACGTGACCTTGGCATTTGCTAGCTCCCTCACGTACAACGCCAAAGAGATCAGGATGCTCCTGAAGGAGGAGGAAAACGCAAAGGTGGAGTGGATCATCATCGATCCGGCCAGCTGGACCGGTGAGAACTCGAGCTCGTCGGGACGGTGGGGTTGCCGTACATGACGCTGTGGTCTCTGGCAGAGAACGGCGAGTGGGAGGTGATCCACCGTCCGGCCAAGAGGAACGCCTATAAGCACATTCCCATGGAGAGCAACAAGCACCAGGACATCACTTTCTACCTCATCATCAAGCGCAAGCCGCTCTTCTACATCGTCAACATCATCATTCCCTGCGTACTCATCTCCTTCCTGGCGTCGCTCGTCTACTATCTCCCggcagacagtgggtcgcttccTACTTTTCCTAAACCTTGTATTGCATAATAGATTCCTATATTTTGCCATCTATTTTACCTCGTCAGGTGGCGAGAAGATGACGTTGTCCATCTCTGTGCTGCTGGCTCAGTCCGTCTTCCTGCTGCTGATCTCTCAAAGGCTTCCGGAGACTTCCATTTCTGTCCCGCTCATTGTCAAGTAGGTCATTTACTGAAGGCGGGTGGGTGGATGCCTTTTGTGACCTTAATACGCGGCTGTCCCAGGTACCTGATGTTCATCATGGTGCTGGTCACCGTGGTGGTCTTGAATTGCGTGGTGGTCCTGAACCTGCACTTTCGAAGTCCCAGCACGCACGTCATGTCCGAGTGGACCAAGAGGGTAATGCCGGGATTATTTTGGCTTCGAGTTGACTCATTGGTTCATACATACAGTCAATGAAGGTCGATTAATTTgattagttgttgattaatgtagaattatatttccatttattcacataaTCATATGTGGAAGATGCAACATTTCTTTCTACTAAATTCACACAGGCCTTTGTTCTTTTACCAGCGTATGTAATCTGATCAGGGCTGGGGGTTGCACATTCCAAGCAAATTAACCCTTCCTAGAAGTAAGGAAAAAGGCTAAAACGCTGGTAGGGGCACACTTTTTGTGTCCTTGTACCAGAATGTCATGTCTTTTCTGTTTGTCTGTCTTAAGTGTAAattctttcttctttttattcctgAATTCAgtgtcatcatctcctgttcgttCTGAGAATAAAACAACCCGTAACAAGGAAAAATCGACTCTTTTCCTTCATTAACTAACTAATAGGAGGATCTTTACGCATCAGTTTTTCCTAGAGCGACTCCCCCGCCTGCTGCTGATGTCGCGTCCCGCCGAAACGGAGCCGTACTGGGACGGCGCCTTGCAGCGGCGCTCCAGCTCGGCGGGCTACATCGCCTCGGCCGAGGAGTACTACAGCGTCAAGTCTCGCAGCGACCTCATGTTCGAGAAGCAGTCGGGCCGCCACGGGCTGGCGGCCCGGCCCGCCCACGCCGCAGGTACGCCCGTGCCGAGTCGGCTCGCCGTTCCCCGGAGGTCACGCGCCTGTCGTGCTTTCAGTGAAAAAGTTGCAGGAGGACGGCGGCGGCGTGACCGAGCAGCTGTACGGCGAAATCAAGCCGGCGGTGGACGGGGCCAATTACATCATCAAACACATGCGCAACAAGAACGACTACAATGAGGCGAGCCAAGCGTTTGATTTTTCTATCAATCaaggcaattacaaatgctttggtagtaatatcttcatttattttgcttgcaatgaaaaagcacaaaagagaacatggagaaaaaaatgaaatcattatcgttttacacaaaactccaaaaatgggccggacaaaagtattagcaccttcagcctaatacttggtagcacaatctttagacaaaataactgtcaaCAACCTCTGTCAGTATTCATCAATGGGTTTCTCACAATGCTGTGCTGGAATttgagaccattcttctttggccaactgctccaggtctctgagatttgaagggtgccattttcagatctcgccACAGGCGTtccatgggattcaggtctggacactTTAGAAgtatccagtgctttctctcaaaccattttctagtgctcttGGGTCCTTGTCcttctggaagacccatgacctatgagggagacccagctttctcacactgggcccttcattatgctgcaaaatttgttggtagtcttcagactgcaaccccaaaacatcagggaacccccgccgtgtttgactgtggggaccgagtTCTTTTctatgaaggcctcatttttttccccccttgtaaactctatgtggatgccttttcccaaagagttctacttttgtctcatctgaccagagaacattcttccaaaatgtttttggctttctcgggtaagGTTTGGCaagctccagcctggcttttttatgtctctgggtcagaagtgggatcttcctgggtatcctaccatggagtcccttttcattcagacgccgacggatcgtacgggttgacactgttgtatctTCGGacggcgggacagcttgaacatgtttggatgttagtcgaggttctttcatccaccatccgcacaatctttagtTGAAATCTTTCGCcaatccgtccacatctagggaggttaaccACAGTgctgtgggctttacacttatggatgacactgcgcacggtacaaacaggaacattcaggtctttggagatggacttgtagccttgagattgcccatgctttctcgcaattttgcttctcaagtcctcagacagttcttctttcctttctccatgctcaatgtggtacacacaaggacacaggacaaagggtgagtcaacttgaatccattttaactggctgcaagagggatttagttattgccaccacttgttatgtgccacaggtgctgttaatgacacaaattagagaagcatcacatggtttttcaaagggtgccaatacttttgtccggcccatttttgaagttttgtgtgaaatgataaggattttattttttttccattctcttttgcattttttcatcgcaagtaaaataaatgaagatattacgaccaaagcatttgtaattgcactcattttctgggagaaattgagcattatctgacagaattgcagggtgccgatacttttggcAGCACCGTATGTCCGCAGTCGACCTAATCGTTCCTTCACTCGATACAGGAGAAGGACAACTGGAGCGGCATCGCTCGCACGGTGGACCGGCTGTGCCTGTTTTTGATCACGCCGGTGATGACGCTGGGCACCATCATCATTTTCCTCATGGGCATCTACAACCACCCGCCGCCGCTGCCCTTCGCCGGAGACCCTTACGACTACAGGGAGGACAACCCGCGCCCGCTGTAACGCGTGAACGTCATTTTCCCTTCTGCTTCGTTCTTTCATTTTGAGGTGACGATTCGAATAGGAAAGAACGAAAGGTCTCgggagttgtctgattttgacagCTGTCTGGATAGAGCAGAGCGTGAATAGATGGATGAAGGATGGACATAAGAAGGTTTTCCACAGAAGTGAGTATTTAGCACTGCTGGTAGTAACAGTTAGCTAACAACAGAACGTACCATGTAATTGATAAACCTAATGCTCCGTGTTTGACAGATAAAAACCTGGCTTGCACACTACAATCTCTGCGCACGTcttacctttgttgttttgcggtcaaaagttacatcccaCCTCTAAAATACcgctgctacttagctgctgctagctagttagtctgaaatgcattgtgaatGTCCTAGTTATTTAGAGAGTTAAGTGTGCACTCTTTTTACCACTAgctttggggtgacttccttctggcGTATCAGCTGTATAAGTACAGGACCCAAGCTCGTTCACATATGATTATCATCAGTGGATCCTGATAATTatacactaataataatcacttcaccacctttattgacctgtaggagtcagagcagagagatagaccAATTTGCCACCTTTAAAAACAGACGGCATTCTTCGATGCTTCCATCTATCAATTAACTTGCAattgttgccatttttttcctgttgttCTACTGTATTAAAATTCTACtgaaacaacaataataatgaataaatgatCAGTCTTTGTTAGCTGTTTATGAAATTTTGTGATCACTTACATCCTGGTCATTTCCTGGGGGCTAAGATCTGATCTGGggtcatttttttctgccattgaaaatgaatggggaatttGGATgtccatagccgtcaatggcatcgacttacatttgcgtcaatggaattgaggacatttggggggacatgtcctgttgatatctgttcatttcctgttgatttggggacatttggttttttttggcattgaaaatgaatgggaaatttggacgcccatagttgtcaatggcatcgacttacatatgcgtcaatggactcCAAGTATATCGGCATCAACAGAATTGAtatacatagccgtcaatggcatctgtcTACATTGGCCTCAAagcaatgaatgggaaatttggacgtcggtggccgtcaatggcatcgacttccatatgcgtcaatagaatcggggacatttggggggaacatgtcctattgatatctgtccatttgctgttgatttggagacatgttttttggcattgaaaatgaatgggacgtCCATGGTCGTCATTGGCATCGACtcttatgcgtcaatggaatccaagtacattggcatcaatagatttgacatacatggccgtcaatggcatcaatgcaatgtaaattccattggaagtgaatgggaaatttgaacgttgcatcccattaaaaatgaatgagaacGTTTTTGGCTAATTTCCTgggaactgtattttttttccaaattctgcatACACCTTTTATGtcactaatttaaaaaaaaaaagtccaaattatgtgatttggttaaaaattgtaggactagatcattttgaaaagtgtttttttttttttttttcgaaaaaTCTGTGAAAAATCGGTGTTtaaattttcggggtcgtttgaaaaagtccccgtgtcgcgcgaaaattccggccgttttcatatttgaacggtgccggtcggtcaaacggttcgggctgtgcggcgcgcctaagaaaagccatttaaaaaaaccaATAGAATTTTACTATCTGGGTCTTTGCATCTCGTCTAACGTTCGCTCCTAATTAGGCTCGTTCaagtgtcgccctctgctggaccCTGTGAAACATTGCAAAATGGAGGGAATTCACTTTCCTTAGcctcaatttttttcccaaaattcccataaaacaaaaaaaaagactatattttactttcattttattattaGAATACTCTGTTTTAGCAGTGTATTTAAAACGGTTTGCTTTTACTTTGAAGAAAATACTTCGACAGGAAGTGCCTCTTCCGCTTCCGGCTGACTTTGCTAAGTGCCGCTAGCTTGCCCAGCGCTCCGCTCAGCCGCTGCTCTTGTTTGTCGGTCTCGGAGCAGCAGCGAACAGTCGAGCGGGCGGCGTCCACTTGTCCTTGCTCAGCCTCAGGACCCTGTGTCCTGTCCCGTCCCATCTCATCTCACCCCCCTCCCCATCCCCGAGTCGCCAGGATGAACCCCCAATGCGCCCGATGCGGGAAGATCGTTTACCCGACGGAGAAAGTCAACTGCCTGGACAAGGTGAGCACTTTTTTCAGACTTTCATTCCCATGTCAACCAATTGATTTCCGTTTGACATCAACGTGTGACGTCACAATGCGTTGGAGAGACGTTCAAATGAAAATCAAGCCAAGTGTATTCGTCAAGTGAGGTGCATCGCATTTCGTCATTCAAAAACACGCAAAAAAAAGTCCTTTTGTGTTTGTCCACTGGATTGATTGGTCTTTTCAACTTTTAACATTTTGCTCCGTTTGAACTGCTTGTGGATTTGCAGTTTAGCAGCTGATTAAGATTATTGGACAATCCCCTAATTCCTTTGCAATTGGAGCTTTTTTTACCCTTTCATgcaggattttaaaaaattactcatACAGgatactcattggttgccattgacgaagctagacgtccagtccattttgacggaTGTCTAGCGCCCTCCATGGCACTGAAGCTAGGGCATTCACAACAAGTTCTcagttgaaatgaattgaaaGTCTGTTGTTGTCAATGGTATGCATGGAGTTAATTCATCAGCTTTCTAGTGGTACTTGGTGTTGTAGCAagtgtgttttaatttttttttttttaaatcattgtaaTTTGAGTTTTCAATGACATTGTGTTTAATTGTAAAGCTCtgtcattataaaaaaaaatacaaaactgaTTCATTGAAAATATGTACATCCTATTTTAGCTTTGTGGAAGTGTgcgattagtaaaaaaaaaccaaagtaTTAGCGTATCGGGCGTCACATGCATAAAAGATAGCGTCAGGTCGATGAATTATTAAGTCTCGTCTCGTGTCAGATGACGCGTCAAGTAGTTTCAACGAGAACCCACTTTGTGTCACAAGTCCAGCGAAACTCCATTTGTTTGTCTTGTGGTTCCTCCTTGTGCCTGCGGGGGCGACAGTgagccagttcaaacggattgatgaCTGTCTGCCATGGAccacgctagacgtccaatctaattTGAGCGATGGCAGGGGCGTTGCTAGCTTTTAAGAATTCAAGGGTAGGGGGTGCTCACCGTTACCTCCTCATGGCAGGCCCAGCCATTCCAGCAccttttttaacgcaccacacacatcatactccacgggggagctccagcaaagggtggtgggacgggcggctgggtagaAATCCCATGCagtggtcccactgccccaagcccagCTCTCCTATTtgaaatgcatacattgcactaccctccccacacaatcccattacggtgctgggtaatggctgccagccggggaccttacagccacagtaatagggcggtaggtgggtcccacactttttttttctatggcgtggctccctgggcgtggcctcccctctgcctgggctgctggCCGCGGGAGCGGGGGGAGGTAGGGGCTCTGATCCTCGCCGTTCCCCTGGTGgtgtgattattattagtgtattattatAACCATCCATCCACTGAATATAACCATACAGTACAGGACAAAAGTTTGGACAGACCTTCTCATTAatgcgttttctttattttcatgattatttACATTgtgaattctcactgaaggtaatgaaactatgaatgaaatgtgtggaattatgtactgtgcaaaaaaaggggaaataactaaaaacatgtataatattctagtatcttcaaagtagccaccttctgctctgattactttttgcACGCTCTcgccatttgtgttgcattgaatgaggtggcggCCGGTGTGCCTGACCACACTCGAAGTTGAAGACATCGAGGATGTGTATCTTTTTGTTGCGCTGCTGGCTGCGATTCTTCTGCAGGGGCTCGGAGCCCACTTCGTCAGATCGTCATGAAAGTGCTGGAAAGCCAAAAGAGATCAGTGGAATTGGCCACTACTGCCGTCGGCACTGTCGCTGGAGTCTACGCCAGCCTCAACAAGGCCCGTGATGATATATTACAGGTGAAGAATGACCTAGCTGCCACAACCAGAAAGGTAATGAAAATTACTACGGAGCTGCGCAACTTGGAGAGGAGTGTTCGTCGGAATGCAGCAAGGAATGAAAACCGCGACGAGGATTAAATCGACAAAATGGGGTGGCGGACACGGCCTgccatcggtcctcagctattccctatcttctggatcgaatcaactgaatGAACTAACCtatgaattatgaactaatctactggattTAATCAACATAACGAACAAATAGCTGCAATCGACAATGACTATTGGGAAAATAAACAatcaaggggggaaaaaaacaccttGTAATCATTACACAAactgaaatgtcaaaattgttatTCGATAAATTCTGCGTCCTATAGTATACTGGGGGCGggcttcaataagcttcggcttctcctgtctgctcttttcttttcgactacaactgaatgtaaacacaaatgaatgctgtatgtttgtttggatttctcACGCCTGAAAggaaaataaagaaagaaagaaagaaggtgtgtccaaacttttgacctgTACTGTACGTGAATGAGCTCATCTATGATCATCAATGAGAAACACAACTGATGCCCCAGATTCAAATGAATTCACCCCAAAgattgttgtaaaaaaaaaaaaaaaagacttaactcTCTAAACAACCTggaccttcacaatgcatttcagactaactagctaGCAGTAGCTCTGTAGCAGCATTATTTTAGCACTAGGatgtaacttttgaccacaaaacaaaaaagataagACGTGCGCAGAGATTGTCTGTAGTGTGGAAGCCAGGTTTTGATTGTCAAACACGGAGCATTTGGTtcattaattaccgtattggcccgaatataagatggcccagattctaagacgaccccctctttttcaagactgaagtttgaaaaaagactttttgaacaccgaattaatttttatacagaaaataattacagtacatccaaaacaagtGTAAAgtgtgttattttgcctcattcaaatcttaatatctgaacatttcaatatgtcaactagggctgtcaaacgattaaaatttttaatcgaattaatcacagcttagaaattaatcgcaattcaaaccatctataaaatatgccatatttttctgtaaatttttgttggaatggaaagataagacacaagacggatatatacatttcacatacggtacataagtactgtatttgtttattataacaataaattaacaagatggcattaacattattaacattctcttaaagcttccatggatagaaagacttgtagttcttaaaagataaatgttagtacaagttatagaaattttatattaaaacccctcttaatgttttcattttattaaaatttgtaacattttcaatcaaaaaataaaccagtagctcgccattgttgatgtcaataattacacctctTACTCAgggtgctgaaagccataaaatcagttggaaccaagcgccagcagagggcgccaaacaccaaaaaaacaagtaacaagcggacattacactctgctgtcattttaatctgtttgagcggggcatgtactttaattgcgtcaaatattttaacgtgattaatttaacaaattaattaccgcccgttaacgcgatatttttgacagccctaatgtaaactaaagtgcaatcacattcgtaaatgaatggcttctggtttttgaaatgtcaataaacaaatctattgtgatgaaacaataaaattgcaataactgcattaaccatcaaagtctaactgtagtcttgaaacaaatctgaataaggaaaaaattgcaataaaaaattgcaaactggttaaacgagagaagctgagatctgtcatgacagaacatcgcttcccatctagcgtcgtgaatggggagagtagctgagatctatcatgacagaacatggcttcaatgatatctggcgccatctcgcgtcgtgaatgggtataatgtctagaccgcgaatataagacgaccccctctttttcactcttatttcaatgcaaaaaaaacactgtcttatattcgggccaatacggtacatgggGCTTTCTCTGTTAACTGGGGGTTGGAGCTAACTAATTGCTACTCCCAGCAGTGATAAATACTCACTTTCTTGAAATCCTTCTTATGGATATCCTTCATCCATCGTTCGCGCTCTACTGTGGGTGTCAAAGATACACAGGCACACAGTGCCGGTCACAGAGAAAACGCAGACTGGAATTTTAGTGATGTGGGCGTCCtctatatgaacaagtggaatggattggataaGTACGTACTGAAGGGGCTCTTTACCAGTGAggggaaactgacagatttatgat from Corythoichthys intestinalis isolate RoL2023-P3 chromosome 20, ASM3026506v1, whole genome shotgun sequence includes the following:
- the LOC130908919 gene encoding acetylcholine receptor subunit delta-like isoform X1, with translation MFQGLAGVDLAVVFFRDRVRMHCCRFYFLPLVFPQLPIVTQNPFGRRSANGRNDERADNFFPTKFELDMRPPQALAVLLLALFWPACRCRNEEERLINHLLKERGYNKELRPVERQEDAVDVYLALTLSNLISLKEVDETLLTNVWIEHTWTDYRLMWNASEFDGIEILRLPSSMVWLPEIVLENNNDAQFQVAYYSNVLVTPDGLCYWLPPAIFRSSCSINVNYFPFDWQNCTLKFTSLTYNAKEIRMLLKEEENAKVEWIIIDPASWTENGEWEVIHRPAKRNAYKHIPMESNKHQDITFYLIIKRKPLFYIVNIIIPCVLISFLASLVYYLPADSGEKMTLSISVLLAQSVFLLLISQRLPETSISVPLIVKYLMFIMVLVTVVVLNCVVVLNLHFRSPSTHVMSEWTKRFFLERLPRLLLMSRPAETEPYWDGALQRRSSSAGYIASAEEYYSVKSRSDLMFEKQSGRHGLAARPAHAAVKKLQEDGGGVTEQLYGEIKPAVDGANYIIKHMRNKNDYNEEKDNWSGIARTVDRLCLFLITPVMTLGTIIIFLMGIYNHPPPLPFAGDPYDYREDNPRPL
- the LOC130908919 gene encoding acetylcholine receptor subunit delta-like isoform X3, with product MWNASEFDGIEILRLPSSMVWLPEIVLENNNDAQFQVAYYSNVLVTPDGLCYWLPPAIFRSSCSINVNYFPFDWQNCTLKFTSLTYNAKEIRMLLKEEENAKVEWIIIDPASWTENGEWEVIHRPAKRNAYKHIPMESNKHQDITFYLIIKRKPLFYIVNIIIPCVLISFLASLVYYLPADSGEKMTLSISVLLAQSVFLLLISQRLPETSISVPLIVKYLMFIMVLVTVVVLNCVVVLNLHFRSPSTHVMSEWTKRFFLERLPRLLLMSRPAETEPYWDGALQRRSSSAGYIASAEEYYSVKSRSDLMFEKQSGRHGLAARPAHAAVKKLQEDGGGVTEQLYGEIKPAVDGANYIIKHMRNKNDYNEEKDNWSGIARTVDRLCLFLITPVMTLGTIIIFLMGIYNHPPPLPFAGDPYDYREDNPRPL
- the LOC130908919 gene encoding acetylcholine receptor subunit delta-like isoform X2, translated to MFQGLAGVDLAVVFFRDRVRMHCCRFYFLPLVFPQLPIVTQNPFGRRSANGRNDERADNFFPTKFELDMRPPQALAVLLLALFWPACRCRNEEERLINHLLKERGYNKELRPVERQEDAVDVYLALTLSNLISLTWTDYRLMWNASEFDGIEILRLPSSMVWLPEIVLENNNDAQFQVAYYSNVLVTPDGLCYWLPPAIFRSSCSINVNYFPFDWQNCTLKFTSLTYNAKEIRMLLKEEENAKVEWIIIDPASWTENGEWEVIHRPAKRNAYKHIPMESNKHQDITFYLIIKRKPLFYIVNIIIPCVLISFLASLVYYLPADSGEKMTLSISVLLAQSVFLLLISQRLPETSISVPLIVKYLMFIMVLVTVVVLNCVVVLNLHFRSPSTHVMSEWTKRFFLERLPRLLLMSRPAETEPYWDGALQRRSSSAGYIASAEEYYSVKSRSDLMFEKQSGRHGLAARPAHAAVKKLQEDGGGVTEQLYGEIKPAVDGANYIIKHMRNKNDYNEEKDNWSGIARTVDRLCLFLITPVMTLGTIIIFLMGIYNHPPPLPFAGDPYDYREDNPRPL